A segment of the Candidatus Brevundimonas phytovorans genome:
CTGCTGGACGAACAGGCCCAGCACCTCCTCCGTCACGTCGTCCACACCGGCGGTCATGGTCTCGAGGACGGTGAAATCCACCGCCCCCGTAAGATCGCGCCGCGCCATCAGGCCACCGGACTCTTGGCCAGCCGGGCGTTCTTCGACGACCACAGCAGGTAGATGGCCAGACCGCCCAGGTTCCAGAGCAGGAAGTAGATCTGGGTCGAGGCTTTCAGGCTGAAGAAGAAGGTGATGCAGCCGACAATGGCGATGCCGCCGACCAACCACCACAGGGGTGTCTTGAACTTGCGCTCGCGGTTCGGCTCACGCACCCGCAGCACGATCAGGCTGATCCCCACGGCCATGAAGGCCATAAGGGTGCCGGCGTTGGCCAGCGAGGCCAGCTCGTCCAGACGCATGATGCCAGCCAGGAAGGCCACGACGATGGCGGTGAAGACCGTCACGACGGCAGGCACGCCGCGCTTGGAAATCCGCGCCAGGCGGTTGGGCAGCAGGCCGTCGCGCGCCATGCCCAGGAAGATGCGGCTCTGGCCGAACAGGAAGGCCAGCAGCACGGTCGGCAGGGCGATGACGGCGGCTGCGGCGATCCACTGGGCCGCAACGCCCTGACCCAGGCCGCGCATGATCAACGACAGGGGCTCGGGGCTGTCAGCGAATGAGGCCACCGGAGCCGCGCCGATCGCGGCGGCCGCGACGACGATATAGAGGACGGTGCAGACCACCATCGAACCGATGATGCCGATGGCCAGATCGCGCTCGGGCTTCTTGGTCTCCTCAGCCGCCGTGGCGATGGCGTCAAAACCGTAGAAGGCGAAGAAGATGATGGCCGCCGCCGCCATGACGCCCGTCTGGACGAAGGGGGCGCCGAAGCCATTGGGCATGAAGGGGGTGAAGTTTGCGGCGTCGAAATTCGGCAGGGCGATGACGACAAAGGCCACCAGGGCGGCGATCTTCACCAGCACCAGAAGGGCGTTCAGCGTGGCGCTTTCCTTGGTGCCCATCAGCAGCAGGCCCGTCACCACGGCGATGATGAAGACGGCCGGCAGGTTGATCAGGCCGCCCTCGACATGCGGACCGACCGTCAGGG
Coding sequences within it:
- a CDS encoding amino acid permease; the encoded protein is MAFWNRRRSIDAMLAPHEGPALKKTLSWPHLMALGVGAIVGTGILTLIGVGAGLAGPAVLISFGLAGLVCACAALAYAELSTIMPASGSAYTYTYASLGEIFAWVVGWSLILEYSLVVSAVAVGWSGYAIPFLSGLGVDLPLALTVGPHVEGGLINLPAVFIIAVVTGLLLMGTKESATLNALLVLVKIAALVAFVVIALPNFDAANFTPFMPNGFGAPFVQTGVMAAAAIIFFAFYGFDAIATAAEETKKPERDLAIGIIGSMVVCTVLYIVVAAAAIGAAPVASFADSPEPLSLIMRGLGQGVAAQWIAAAAVIALPTVLLAFLFGQSRIFLGMARDGLLPNRLARISKRGVPAVVTVFTAIVVAFLAGIMRLDELASLANAGTLMAFMAVGISLIVLRVREPNRERKFKTPLWWLVGGIAIVGCITFFFSLKASTQIYFLLWNLGGLAIYLLWSSKNARLAKSPVA